TAGCACGTCGCACGGGGTGGGTTCACATCCGTTGTTTCGGCGGCCTCCCGGACGAACAAGGGTGGAGGGGGACGGCGCCACCGGGCGCCGCCGCGCACGCGACGGAGACGTACATATGGACACCCCGGCACGGGACGACGGGCAGGGACCGGCCCGTGACGGATCGCCTCCGCACCCGCTCCTCCCGGCCGCGCCCCGGGTGCGGGACACTGTCCACAGGCCACCTCTACGATCCGTACGGGAGATGTGAGGGGTGACACTCGTCCACAGGGCAGAGAAGGGGAACCAGCCGATTTCCCGACGCGTGGATACGATCAGTAAGCAGTACCAGGACGGCAACGACGGAGGAGGTGCCCCATGGGAGTCCTGAAGCGGTTCGAGCAGCGACTCGAAGGCCTGGTCAACGGCACCTTCGCCAAAGTCTTCAAGTCCGAGGTGCAGCCCGTCGAGATCGCCGGGGCCCTCCAGCGCGAGTGCGACAACAACGCGACGATCTGGAACCGCGAGCGGACCGTCGTCCCCAACGACTTCATCGTCGAGCTGAGCGCGCCGGACTTCGAGCGCCTCAGCCCGTACTCGGGCCAGCTCGGCGACGAGCTCGCCGGCCTGGTCAGGGACTACGCCAAGCAGCAGCGGTACACGTTCATGGGCCCCATCAAGGTCCACCTGGAGAAGGCCGACGACCTCGACACCGGCCTGTACCGGGTCCGCAGCCGCACGCTGGCGTCCAGCTCCTCGCAGTCGGCGCAGCCGGTCGACGGCGCCCACCCGGCGGGCCCGCCGCCCGGTGCCGGAGGACGCCCCGGCGGCTACGGCTACCCGCCCGCCGGTGTCCCGCCGATGCCCGCGGCCCCGCCGCCCGGCGGAGGCGCCCACCGCCCCGGTCCCGCGGCGCACCGCCCGCCGGGGGGCTCCGGCCATGTGCCGGGCGCCGGTCAGGTGCGCCGCTGGATCGAGATCAACGGCACGCGCCACCAGATCTCCCGCCCCACACTCGTGCTCGGTCGCAGCACGGACGCCGACGTGCGGATCGACGACCCCGGCGTATCGCGCCGTCACTGCGAGATCCGGACCGGAACGCCCTCGACGATCCAGGATCTCGGGTCCACCAACGGCATCGTGGTGGACGGGCAGCACACCACCCGCGCTACGCTCCGCGACGGCTCGCGGATCGTCGTGGGCAGCACCACCATCGTTTACCGGCAAGCCGAAGGGTGAAGCGGGGGCAATGTCAGAGCTGACCCTCACGGTCATGCGGTTGGGTTTCCTCGCCGTACTGTGGCTGTTCGTCATCGTGGCCGTCCAGGTCATCCGCAGCGACCTGTTCGGTACGCGGGTCACGCAGCGCGGTTCGCGCCGCGAGGCCGCGCGGCCACAGCAGGGCGGCCGCCAGGGCGCGGCACCGCCCCAGCAGCGGCAGCGCTGCGGCGCCCCGACCAAGCTGGTCGTGTCCGAGGGCACCCTGACCGGCACGACGGTCGCCCTCCAGGGGCAGACCATCACGCTGGGCCGGGCCCACGACTCCACCATCGTGCTGGACGACGACTACGCCTCCAGCCGGCATGCCAGGATCTACCCGGACCGTGACGGCCAGTGGATCGTCGAGGATCTCGGGTCCACGAACGGCACGTATCTCGACCGGACCCGACTCACCACACCGACCCCGATTCCGCTGGGCGCGCCGATCCGCATCGGCAAGACCGTCATCGAGCTGCGGAAGTAGTACGACAATGAGCGAGCGGAGCGAGCGAGCCGCAGCGGTCCCAGGGGACCGGAGGGGGCTCCCGACCGGAGGGTGGGCAGTGTGGCTCGAGACCGGCTTTACCCCGAGCCGACGGGTGAGGTGCGCATGAGTCTGTCACTGCGCTTCGCCGCCGGGTCGCACAAGGGCATGATCCGCGAGGGCAACGAGGACTCCGGTTACGCCGGTCCCCGCCTGCTCGCCATCGCCGACGGCATGGGCGGCCAGGCCGCGGGCGAGGTCGCGTCCTCCGAGGTCATCTCCGCGCTCGTCACGCTCGACGACGACGTCCCCGGCTCCGACATCCTCACCTCGCTCGGCACGGCGGTGCAGCGCGCCAACGACCAGCTGCGGATGATGGTCGAGGAGGACCCCCAGCTCGAAGGCATGGGGACCACCCTGACCGCCCTGCTGTGGACCGGCCAGCGCCTCGGCCTCGTCCACGTCGGCGACTCCCGCGCGTACCTCCTCCGCGACGGCGTCCTCACTCAGATCACGCAGGACCACACCTGGGTGCAGCGGCTCGTGGACGAGGGCCGGATCACCGAGGAGGAGGCCACCACCCACCCGCAGCGCTCCCTCCTGATGCGCGCGCTGGGCAGCGGCGACCACGTCGAGCCGGACCTGTCGATCCGCGAGGTCCGCGCCGGCGACCGGTATCTGATCTGCTCCGACGGCCTGTCCGGCGTCGTCTCCCACCAGACGATGGAGGAGACCCTCGCCGGGTACCAGGACCCGCAGCAGACCGTGCAGGAGCTGATCCAGCTCGCGCTGCGCGGCGGCGGCCCCGACAACATCACCGTGATCGTCGCGGACGTCCTCGACGTGGACGGCGGCGACACCCTCGCCGGGCGGCTCAGCGACACCCCGGTCGTCGTGGGCGCGGTCGCCGAGAACCAGCCGCAGCTCAACGACGGCGGCGCCATGCAGACCCCGGCGGGGCGCGCGTCCGGCCTCGGCCGGTCCGGGCAGCCCCCGGCGGGCGGCTTCGGCCCGCCCGGCAGCGGCGACGACATCGGCTACGGCGGCATGCCGCCCGAGGACGGCGGCTACGGCACGTACGGCGAGGCCGACCTCACCAAGCCGCGTGGCAAGGGCCGCAAGTGGTTCAAGCGGATCTTCTTCACGCTGCTGGTGCTCGCGCTCATCGGCGGCGGCGCCTACGGCGGCTGGCGCTGGACGCAGACGCAGTACTACGTCGGCGCGAACGACGGCCATGTCGCGCTGTACCGCGGCATCAGCCAGGACCTGGCGTGGATCTCGCTGTCGGAGGTCGAGAAGGACCACCCCGACATCGAACTCAAGTACCTCCCGGCCTACCAGCAGAAGCAGGTGGAGGAGACCATCGCCCGCAGCAGCCTCGCCAAGGCCGAAGCCAAGATCAGGGAGCTGGGCGCCCAGGCGACGGCCTGCCGCAAGCAGGAGCAGGCCCGCGCGGCCGCCGCCGCCCAGCCGACGGCGCCGCCCAGCGAGGAGCAGGCCGGCGGCACCACGGGCTCCGCCGGGACCACCAAGCCCAAGCCCACGCCCACCACAGCCGTCCCCTCCCCGGGCCCCACCCTCACGGAGGACGAGAAGAGGCTGGCCTCGAACTGCGGCAAGCAGTAAGCACCCGTAGGGGGGCCTTTTCACCACCATGAGCGTTGTCACCAACACGACCACGATCGGCGCGATCGACGCACCGAGCCGCCGCAACACCGAGCTGATGCTGCTCGGCTTCGCCGTGGCGATCCCCGTCTTCGCGTATCTGAACGTCGGGCTCGCCCTCGACGGCGAGGTCCCGGCCGGCATGCTCGGCTACGGCCTGGGCCTGGGCATCCTCGCCGGTATCGCGCACCTGCTGGTGCGCCGCTTCGCCAAGTACGCGGACCCGCTGCTGCTGCCGCTGGCCACCCTGCTCAACGGCCTGGGCCTGGTGCTGATCTGGCGCCTCGACCAGTCGCCCCGGCTGATCGCCGACTCGATGCGGAAGTACGGCAGCCACAGCGCCGACGCCCCGCAGCAGCTGCTGTACTCGGCGATCGGCGTCGCGATGTTCCTGCTGGTGCTCGTGTTCCTCAAGGACCACCGCGTGCTCCAGCGCTACACGTACATCTCCATGGTGGTGGCGATCGTGCTGCTGCTGCTGCCGCTCGTCCCCGGGCTCGGCACGGACAGCTTCGGCGCCAAGATCTGGATCAGGGTCGGGCCGTTCTCCATCCAGCCCGGTGAGTTCGCCAAGATCGTCCTGGCGGTGTTCTTCGCCGGGTACCTGATGGTGAAGCGGGACGCGCTCGCCCTGGCCAGCCGCCGCTTCATGGGCCTCTACCTGCCCCGTGGCCGCGACCTCGGGCCGATCCTCACCATCTGGGCGATCAGCCTGGCGATCCTGGTCTTCGAGAACGACCTCGGCACGTCGCTGCTGTTCTTCGGCATGTTCGTCGTCCTGCTGTACGTGGCGACCGAGCGGACCAGCTGGATCGTCATGGGCCTGCTGATGGCCGTGGGCGGCGCGGTGGTCGTCGGCTCGTTCGCCACGCACGTCCAGTCCCGTGTGGCCGCCTGGCTCGACCCGTTCGAGTGCCTGAAGACCGCGCCGCCGGACACCAACATGGCCTGGGCCTGCGACCAGATGACCCAGGTCCTCATGTCGTTCGGCTCCGGCGGCACCATCGGCACCGGTCTCGGCCAGGGCAACTCCGACCTGATCACGTTCGCCGTCAACTCCGACTTCATCTTCGCCACCGTCGGCGAGGAGCTGGGGCTGGCCGGCGCGATGGCCTTCATCCTCCTGTACGGCCTGATCGTCGAGCGTGGTCTGCGCACCGCCCTCGCGGCCCGCGACCCGTTCGGCAAGCTGCTCGCGTGCGGCCTGTCCGGCGCCTTCGCGCTCCAGGTCTTCGTCGTCGCCGGCGGTGTGATGGGCCTCATCCCGCTGACCGGTATGACGATGCCGTTCCTCGCGTACGGCGGTTCGTCGGTGATCGCCAACTGGGCGCTGATCGCCATCCTGCTGCGGATCAGCGACACCGCGCGCCGCCCCGCGCCCGCCCCCGCTCCCAGCCCCGACGCCGAGATGACCCAGGTGGTCCGACCGTGAACAAGCCCCTGCGCCATATCGCGATCTTCTGCGGCCTGTTGGTGTTCGCGCTGCTGCTCCGGGACAACTGGCTCCAGTTCGTCCGCGCCGACGAGCTGAACTCGCACGAGCGCAACAGGCGCGTGACGATCGAGCGGTACGCCTCCGTCCGCGGCGACATCATCGTGGACGGCAAGCCGATCACCGGCTCCGTCGACTCGAAGGACCCGCTGTACCGGTACAAGCGGACGTACGTGAACGGCCCCATGTGGGCGCCGGTCACCGGGTTCGCCTCGCAGGCGTACGGCGCCAACCAGCTGGAGAAGCTGAACGACTCGATCCTCACCGGCAACGACGACCGGCTCTTCTTCGACCGCACGCTCTCGATGTTCACCGGCGAGCAGAAGAAGGGCGGCAACGTCGTCACCACCCTCAACGGCGCCGCCCAGAAGGCCGCCTTCGAGGGCCTCGGCGACAAGAAGGGCGCCGTCGCGGCGATCGACCCGCAGACCGGCAGGATCCTCGCGCTGGCCTCCACCCCGTCGTACGACCCGGGCAGCTTCGCCGGTTACTCCGGCAAGGACGAGAAGTCCTGGGTGGCGCTGGAGAAGGACAAGGACAAGCCGAAGCTGAACCGCGCGCTGCGCGAGATCTACCCGCCCGGCTCGACGTTCAAGGTCGTCACGGCCGCCGCCGCGATCGAGAACGGCATCATCAAGGACATCAACGCGCCGACGGACACCCCGGAGCCGTACAAGCTGCCGCTGTCCACGGTGCCGATGAAGAACCACGCGAGCGGCTGCAAGAACGCCTCGCTGAACTACGCGATGGAGGTCTCCTGCAACTCCGTCTTCGCGAAGCTCGGTGACGAGGTCGGCCGCGACAAGATGGTCGAGATGGCGGAGAAGTTCGGCTTCAACAACCCGGAGATCGACACCCCGGTCCGCGCCGCCGCCTCCGTCTACGACAAGAAGATGGACCGGGGTGGCAACGCCCTGTCGTCCATCGGCCAGTTCAACACGGCGACCACCCCGCTCCAGATGGCCATGGTCACCGCCGCCATCGCCAACGACGGCAAGCTGATGAAGCCGTACATGGTGGACCACCTCGTCGCTCCGAACCTCGACGTGATCGAGAAGCACGAGCCGGAGGAGATGAGCCGCCCGATGTCGGCGGAGACCGCGCAGCTCGTCCAGAAGATGATGGAGAACGTCGTCGAGAAGGGCACCGGCGGCAACGCCAAGATCCGGGACGTCACGGTCGGCGGCAAGACGGGTACGGCGCAGCACGGCGAGAAGAACAAGGCTCGCCCGTACGCGTGGTTCATCTCCTACGCCAAGACGGACAGCGGCTCGCCCGTCGCCGTCGCCGTGGTCGTGGAGGACTCCGACGCGACCCGCGACGACATCAGCGGCGGCGGCCTGGCCGCGCCGATCGCGCGCGACGTGATGAAGGCGGTGCTCGACAGCCGGAGGTGAGGCGGTGCCTGTGTACCGGTCCCGTATCAGCTTCCGGTCTCGGCCGGATCGGCTCGTCGTGGCCGGTAGCCTTTGCGCGGACAGCACACCGCCGGACCACACACACGGTTGCGGCCGGGACTGACGGAGAGGGCTGGAACAGTTATGGATGAGCCGCGTCGCCTCGGCGGCCGGTACGAGCTGGGCTCGGTGCTCGGCCGTGGTGGCATGGCCGAGGTCTACCTCGCCCACGACACCCGGCTCGGCCGCACCGTCGCCGTGAAGACGCTGCGGGCCGATCTGGCGCGCGACCCGTCGTTCCAGGCCCGGTTCCGCCGTGAGGCCCAGTCGGCCGCCTCGCTCAACCATCCGGCGATCGTCGCCGTGTACGACACGGGCGAGGACTACGTCGACGGCGTGTCCATCCCGTACATCGTCATGGAGTACGTCGACGGGTCCACCCTGCGTGAGCTGCTGCACTCCGGGCGCAAGCTGCTGCCCGAGCGCACGCTGGAGATGACCGTCGGCATCCTCCAGGCCCTGGAGTACTCGCACCGCGCCGGGATCGTCCACCGCGACATCAAGCCCGCGAACGTCATGCTGACGCGCACCGGCCAGGTCAAGGTGATGGACTTCGGCATCGCCCGCGCCATGGGCGACGCCGGCATGACCATGACGCAGACGGCCGCCGTGATCGGCACCGCCCAGTACCTCTCCCCGGAGCAGGCCAAGGGCGAGACCGTGGACGCGCGCTCCGACCTGTACTCCACCGGCTGCCTGCTGTACGAGCTGCTGACCGTGCGCCCGCCGTTCGTCGGGGACTCCCCGGTCGCGGTCGCCTACCAGCACGTACGGGAGGAGCCGCAGCCGCCGAGCGTCTTCGACCCGGAGATCACGCCCGAGATGGACGCGATCGTCCTGAAGGCGCTGGTCAAGGACCCGGACTACCGCTACCAGTCCGCCGACGAGATGCGCGCCGACATCGAGGCGTGCCTCGACGGCCAGCCGGTCGCCGCGACGGCCGCGATGGGCGCGCCGGGCGGCTACGGCTACCCGCACCCGGACCAGCACGCCTCGGCCATGCACCACCCGGCGGACCCGGGCGCGCAGACGTCGATGCTGCCCCCGATGAACCCGGACGACGGCGCGTACGGCTACGACGACCGGGGCGCCGGCCGCCGCCGCCCGCCGCAGAAGAAGTCGAACCTCTCGACGATCCTGCTGGTCCTCGCGGGCATCTTGGTGCTCGTCGGCGCGATCCTGATCGGCAAGTACATCTTCAGCGACAACAACGGTCCCCGCCAGGTGACCATCCCGAACCTGGTCGGCAAGACACTGACGGACGCCGAGCAGACGGCACAGGCCTCGGGGGTGAAGGTCACCAACGCGGGCCCCGAGCGCTGCGACCAGCCCAAGGGCGCGGTGTGCCGCCAGGACCCGGTCGCCGACGGTGTGAAGCAGATGGACGAGAACGGCACGGTCAGCGTCTGGGTGTCCGAGGGCGCCGAGAAGGTCAAGGTGCCGACCGTCCTGGAGCAGTCCAGGGAACTGGCGACGACCACCCTCGAGAACGAGGCGTTCAAGGTCAAGGTCGTCACCGAGGAGTCGGACAAGCCCGAGGGCACGGTCATCAAGCAGGACCCCGAGGGCGGCACGGAGCAGGAGAAGGGCACCGAGGTCACCATCACCATCGCCGCCAAGAACAAGGTGTCGGTGCCGAGGGTGATCGACAGCAACTTCGACAACGCGAAGGCGCAGCTCGAGACGCTGAAGTTCCGGGTGCTGCGGGAGGACGTGGACTCCGACAAGCCCGCGGGCACGGTCGTGGACCAGAACCCGAAGCCGGACGAGCGGGTCTCCGAGGGCTCGGAGATCACGCTGCGGGTGTCGAAGGGTCCTCAGCAGCAGCAGGTCGAGGTGCCGCAGATCACCACGATGCTGCTGGGCCAGGCGAAGCAGGTGCTCGCGCAGCGGGGCCTCCAGCTGGCCGTCGGCGAGGGCCCGGACAACGACGCGGCGATCGTCGTCGACCAGGACCCGAAGCCGGGCAAGAAGGTCGACCCGAACACCACCGTCACCGTGAAGACCCAGGGCTTCGGCGGGAACGGGAACGGGAACGGCGGCAACCCGGGCGGCGGCGACGGTGACAACGGCGACAACGACTCCGGCTGGTTCGGCGGCGTGAACGGCGTCGTCTTCCGCCCGGAGCGGTAAGCGGCGGGCGCGGGCCGGGGCGCGTACCCCCCACCGCATGGCGAAGGCCCGGCACCCCCAGGGTGCCGGGCCTTCGGCGTGCTCGGCGCGGTTCAGCGTGCTCGGCGTGATTCCGCGGGTCCAGGTGCACAGCTCACCGTGGTTCCGCAGGCTCCGCGTGCGGCTCCGTGCGCTCAGCGCAGCTCGGCGGGCTTGGTGCGCTCGTGGTCCACCTTCTCGGTGCGGACCAGCTCTCCCCAGACGATGTACCGGAAGTCGGAGGTGAGGATCGGCGTGCACGTCGTGAGCGTGATGTACCGGCCCGGCTTGGTCTTGCCGGACTCCTTCGGGACGGGCTGGAGCACGTCCACGTTGAACCGGGAGGTCTTCGGGAGCGTGTTGAAGACCTTGTAGACGTACCAGGTGTCCTTCGTCTCGAAGACGATCGGGTCGCCGGTCTTCAGCTTGTGGATGTTGTGGAACTTCGCGCCGTGCCCGTCGCGGTGCGCGGCCAGCGAGAAGTTGCCCGTCTTGTCCTTGGGC
This genomic window from Streptomyces thermolilacinus SPC6 contains:
- a CDS encoding FhaA domain-containing protein; the protein is MGVLKRFEQRLEGLVNGTFAKVFKSEVQPVEIAGALQRECDNNATIWNRERTVVPNDFIVELSAPDFERLSPYSGQLGDELAGLVRDYAKQQRYTFMGPIKVHLEKADDLDTGLYRVRSRTLASSSSQSAQPVDGAHPAGPPPGAGGRPGGYGYPPAGVPPMPAAPPPGGGAHRPGPAAHRPPGGSGHVPGAGQVRRWIEINGTRHQISRPTLVLGRSTDADVRIDDPGVSRRHCEIRTGTPSTIQDLGSTNGIVVDGQHTTRATLRDGSRIVVGSTTIVYRQAEG
- a CDS encoding FHA domain-containing protein FhaB/FipA — its product is MSELTLTVMRLGFLAVLWLFVIVAVQVIRSDLFGTRVTQRGSRREAARPQQGGRQGAAPPQQRQRCGAPTKLVVSEGTLTGTTVALQGQTITLGRAHDSTIVLDDDYASSRHARIYPDRDGQWIVEDLGSTNGTYLDRTRLTTPTPIPLGAPIRIGKTVIELRK
- a CDS encoding Stp1/IreP family PP2C-type Ser/Thr phosphatase, which gives rise to MSLSLRFAAGSHKGMIREGNEDSGYAGPRLLAIADGMGGQAAGEVASSEVISALVTLDDDVPGSDILTSLGTAVQRANDQLRMMVEEDPQLEGMGTTLTALLWTGQRLGLVHVGDSRAYLLRDGVLTQITQDHTWVQRLVDEGRITEEEATTHPQRSLLMRALGSGDHVEPDLSIREVRAGDRYLICSDGLSGVVSHQTMEETLAGYQDPQQTVQELIQLALRGGGPDNITVIVADVLDVDGGDTLAGRLSDTPVVVGAVAENQPQLNDGGAMQTPAGRASGLGRSGQPPAGGFGPPGSGDDIGYGGMPPEDGGYGTYGEADLTKPRGKGRKWFKRIFFTLLVLALIGGGAYGGWRWTQTQYYVGANDGHVALYRGISQDLAWISLSEVEKDHPDIELKYLPAYQQKQVEETIARSSLAKAEAKIRELGAQATACRKQEQARAAAAAQPTAPPSEEQAGGTTGSAGTTKPKPTPTTAVPSPGPTLTEDEKRLASNCGKQ
- a CDS encoding FtsW/RodA/SpoVE family cell cycle protein, with the translated sequence MSVVTNTTTIGAIDAPSRRNTELMLLGFAVAIPVFAYLNVGLALDGEVPAGMLGYGLGLGILAGIAHLLVRRFAKYADPLLLPLATLLNGLGLVLIWRLDQSPRLIADSMRKYGSHSADAPQQLLYSAIGVAMFLLVLVFLKDHRVLQRYTYISMVVAIVLLLLPLVPGLGTDSFGAKIWIRVGPFSIQPGEFAKIVLAVFFAGYLMVKRDALALASRRFMGLYLPRGRDLGPILTIWAISLAILVFENDLGTSLLFFGMFVVLLYVATERTSWIVMGLLMAVGGAVVVGSFATHVQSRVAAWLDPFECLKTAPPDTNMAWACDQMTQVLMSFGSGGTIGTGLGQGNSDLITFAVNSDFIFATVGEELGLAGAMAFILLYGLIVERGLRTALAARDPFGKLLACGLSGAFALQVFVVAGGVMGLIPLTGMTMPFLAYGGSSVIANWALIAILLRISDTARRPAPAPAPSPDAEMTQVVRP
- a CDS encoding peptidoglycan D,D-transpeptidase FtsI family protein — encoded protein: MNKPLRHIAIFCGLLVFALLLRDNWLQFVRADELNSHERNRRVTIERYASVRGDIIVDGKPITGSVDSKDPLYRYKRTYVNGPMWAPVTGFASQAYGANQLEKLNDSILTGNDDRLFFDRTLSMFTGEQKKGGNVVTTLNGAAQKAAFEGLGDKKGAVAAIDPQTGRILALASTPSYDPGSFAGYSGKDEKSWVALEKDKDKPKLNRALREIYPPGSTFKVVTAAAAIENGIIKDINAPTDTPEPYKLPLSTVPMKNHASGCKNASLNYAMEVSCNSVFAKLGDEVGRDKMVEMAEKFGFNNPEIDTPVRAAASVYDKKMDRGGNALSSIGQFNTATTPLQMAMVTAAIANDGKLMKPYMVDHLVAPNLDVIEKHEPEEMSRPMSAETAQLVQKMMENVVEKGTGGNAKIRDVTVGGKTGTAQHGEKNKARPYAWFISYAKTDSGSPVAVAVVVEDSDATRDDISGGGLAAPIARDVMKAVLDSRR
- the pknB gene encoding Stk1 family PASTA domain-containing Ser/Thr kinase; the encoded protein is MDEPRRLGGRYELGSVLGRGGMAEVYLAHDTRLGRTVAVKTLRADLARDPSFQARFRREAQSAASLNHPAIVAVYDTGEDYVDGVSIPYIVMEYVDGSTLRELLHSGRKLLPERTLEMTVGILQALEYSHRAGIVHRDIKPANVMLTRTGQVKVMDFGIARAMGDAGMTMTQTAAVIGTAQYLSPEQAKGETVDARSDLYSTGCLLYELLTVRPPFVGDSPVAVAYQHVREEPQPPSVFDPEITPEMDAIVLKALVKDPDYRYQSADEMRADIEACLDGQPVAATAAMGAPGGYGYPHPDQHASAMHHPADPGAQTSMLPPMNPDDGAYGYDDRGAGRRRPPQKKSNLSTILLVLAGILVLVGAILIGKYIFSDNNGPRQVTIPNLVGKTLTDAEQTAQASGVKVTNAGPERCDQPKGAVCRQDPVADGVKQMDENGTVSVWVSEGAEKVKVPTVLEQSRELATTTLENEAFKVKVVTEESDKPEGTVIKQDPEGGTEQEKGTEVTITIAAKNKVSVPRVIDSNFDNAKAQLETLKFRVLREDVDSDKPAGTVVDQNPKPDERVSEGSEITLRVSKGPQQQQVEVPQITTMLLGQAKQVLAQRGLQLAVGEGPDNDAAIVVDQDPKPGKKVDPNTTVTVKTQGFGGNGNGNGGNPGGGDGDNGDNDSGWFGGVNGVVFRPER
- a CDS encoding class E sortase is translated as MARARSRIAGVISVFGELLITAGVLMGLFVVYSLWWTNVLADREADKQGDAVRDSWTDTSPGALDTKGGVGFLHVPAMGGDEVLVKEGTSPEVLNHGVAGYYTEPIKSALPKDKTGNFSLAAHRDGHGAKFHNIHKLKTGDPIVFETKDTWYVYKVFNTLPKTSRFNVDVLQPVPKESGKTKPGRYITLTTCTPILTSDFRYIVWGELVRTEKVDHERTKPAELR